The genomic stretch CGCCTGCTGGCGCCGTTCCGGACCCGCATCGTGGCTACCCGTCGCCACCCGGAGCTGGGCAGCGGGGAGCTATCGAACGTCGAGGTCTGGGGTGTAGATCGCATGCATGACCTGCTCCAAACCGCCGACGTGGTCGTCATTGCCGCTCCGTTGACCGACACCACGGCCGGGCTGATCGGTGCGGCCGAGCTGCAGGAGATGCCGGGTCATGCCTGGCTGATCAACATCGCCCGCGGCCGGCTGGTGGACGAGCTGGCCCTGTGTCGTGCCCTGGCCGCGGGCTGGATCGGCGGCGCTGTGCTCGACGTCTTCGACGAGGAGCCGCTCCCCGCCGACTCGCCGCTGTACGACACGCCCAACCTGGTCATCACGCCGCACACCTCCTGGTCCTCCGACCGGGTCCTCGAGCGCAGCCTCGACCTGTTCGTGGCCAACCTCGAACGCTACCTCGCCGACCAGCCGCTCGAGAACCTGGTCGACCTCGAGGCTGGCTACTGACCGATGGGGGTCTGACCGATGCAGGTCGCCATCGTCGGCCTGCCCGGATCGGGCAAGACGACGGTCTTCACCGCCCTCGGCGGGCACCCGACCGAGTCCGGCCACGCCGTGGGCCGTGCGGCACCCAACGTGGGCGTGGTACCGGTCCCCGATGAGCGCGTCGACGCCCTGGCGGCCGTGTTTCACCCGCGCAAGACGGTGTACGCGGACGTCACCTACGTCGACCTCGCGATCCCGACCGGCGCCACCCGGGCCGGAACCGTGGACCCCGACCTGCTGGGCCGGATCCGGAACTCGGATGCCCTGCTGGTGGTGGCCCGCGCCTTCGACAGCCCGAGTGCCGATCGGCCGCCCGACCCGTGGGCCGAGGTCGACGACCTCGATCTGGAGTACGTCGTGGCCGACCTCGACGTCGTGACCCGCCGCCTCGAACGGCTGCGCACCGCCGGCCGCCACGGGACCCCCGCCGAGCGCGAGCAGAATGCGCGCGAGGAGGCCCTGCTGGACCGCCTGGCACCGGAGCTCGAGGAGGGACGCCCCCTCCGCGACCTGGCCTGGAGCGAGGACGACGAGCGCCTGGCGCGCGGCTTTCGGTTCCTGTCGCAGAAACCGCAGCTCGTGGTCTTGAATGTCGCCGAGGAACGCCTGGCCCAGGCGGCCGAGCTGGAAGCGGAAGCCCAGAACGCGCACGCACGGCCTCATCGGGACGTCATCGTGCTGGCCGGACGGATCGAGGCCGAGATCGCGGCCCTTCCGGAGGCGGATGCCCAACTTTTCCTGGACGACCTGGGCATAACCGAACCGTCCCGCGGACGGGTCATTCGCCGAACGTACGCGCTCCTCGGCCTGTTCTCATTCCTGACTTCCGGGCCTGACGAGTGCCGGGCCTGGACCGTCCCCATCGGCGCGACGGCCCTGGACGCGGCCGCGGCCATCCATTCCGACCTGGCGCGCGGGTTCATCCGGGCCGAGGTCGTCGACTGGCAGGAACTGGTCGCGTCCGGCTCGACCGCGGAGGCGCGTAAACGGGGCGTGCTGCGTTCGGAGGGAAAGGCCTACCGGGTGCGGGACGGGGACGTGATCGAGATCCTGTTCAACGTGGGCCGATGATGGCTCAGGAGCGGTCGAGCTCCACGATCACGCTGCGGAATTCCTCCGAGAGGTCGACAAGGAACGTGTCTTCGTCACGCGCTCCCACCGCCATCGAGGCGTCGAGCTTCTCGTCGCCGATGTAGGTGAATCCATGCGTCCGCTCCAGCTCGCGCGCCACGGCCTCCACCAGGGTGTCCTCCTCGAATGTGTTGACCACCGCATCCCGCGCGGCGCGGACCAGCCGGGCAAACTCCTCCCCGCTCATCGCGCGCTCGCTCACCAGGAGCGCATCGGTCAGCAGGTCCGTGGCGCCCTCGTGGATCTCATAGAAATGGAGGCTCATGGGTGACCGATGATATCCCGCTCGCCGGCCGGCCGATCCCGATCGATCTGTTGATCATCGGCGGCATCACCGTGGACGACCTGGCGGGTTGGGGCGAAGCCGCCGGAGGAGCGGCTCGCTACGCGACTGAGGCTGCGCTGGCCGTCGGCCTGCGGGTCGCGCTCCACACCGTGGCGGGGGAGGAACCGGTGGTACGCGAGGCGCTTGACGGGCTGGCGGCGCATGCCGACGTCATCCGGCACCCGGCGCCGAGCTCCATCCGCTTCGAGCACCACGGGACCGACGACGCCCGTCGCCTCCGGCTGCGTGGGGCAACCGGTCCGATCCAAGTGTCCGAACCGGACCGCCTTCCGGTCACTGCGGCGGTGCTGTTCGCCCCGGTCGCCGGCGAGGTCGCGGCAGACGCGGTGCAGGCTGTGCAGGCCCCCTTCCGGGCGGCGGGCCTGCAGGGCTGGTTGCGCCGGACCGATCCGGACGGCTGGGTCATGACCCGCCCGCTGGCAGAGCTCGAGCCGGGGTTGGCCGCCGCGCTGCGCGGACTGGACCTGCTGATTGCCAGCCACCACGACCTGGCTTCGTTCGACGGTCCGTCAGCCCTGGTCCAGCTCCGGGCGTGGGCCGGCCCGCGACCGCAGCTGGTGGTGACCGCCGGGACCGAGGGCGCCTGGCTCGACGACGGTGTGGGTCCGGCGTCCCACGTCCGCGCCGAGGTGGTTGAGGGCCCCCACACGATCGGAGCCGGCGACGCGTTCGCGGCGGTCCTGGTCGCCCGCCGGGGGGCCGGCCGTGCCCTCCGCGATGCGGCCGAGGATGCGGCGTCCGCGACCGCCACCTACCTGGCGACCCGGACCCCGCCGGGCTAGGCGGACAGCGGTTGGCGCTGAGCGCGGCGCTCGGCGGCGGCCAGCCAACGGGTCAGGCGGCGGCGGCGGCCCTCGACCACCAACCGGGCGCGCCCGATGCGGTCCAGGCTGCCGCCACGTCCCAGGGCCAGCGCCAGGTCGAGCACCCGGGAGGCGGCCCGGGTCGCCTCCAGCGCTCCGGGCAGGTCCGCCGCGTGCCGTTCGCGGATGCGCGCGACCTCGATCCAGGCCAGGGCTGCCTCCACGGTGCCGCTGCGGGCGGCCTCGCGCCACAGGGACTCGGCGCGCGCCGAGTGCCCGCCGGCCACCAGGATGCGGGCCGCCAGGCGCCGCAGGCGGTGTGGCTCTTCGCCGGCAGTGGATGCTGGTTCGAGGGCGCCGGTAAGGACGCGCTCCAGCAGCTCCAGCGCATCCTCATCCGCGCCGTCGCGGAGGAGCTCGAGCGCCAGACCCCGATGGTCGACCAGCGAGCCATCCCGCCAACCCCCGGCGCGGAGGCGTCCCATCTCGGCATCGAGCAGCACCAGCGAGGCCACGTCCTGCGCGTTGTGATCGATCACCGCGGCCAGCAGATCAGGTGAGCCGCCCGACAGGTAGGCGAACCAGCGCTGCGGCACTTCGCTCGACGGGCAGTCCCCGCGCCGCCGCACGGCCAGCACGCCGCGCTCGACATCCGCCAGGCGCGCGCTGCCCAGCACCCGCCGCCACAGGCGCCGGGCCACCGGCAGCAGATCGTCGTGGCGGGCCGGCAGCCCGGCCAGGTCCCGGCCCAGGCCGTGGATCGTCATCCGGGCCGCCAGCAGCGGAACGTCGAATCCCCGCCCGTTGTAGGTCACGAGCCGCTCGCCACCGGCCATCCAGCCCAACACGGTGCGCAGGAGGGCCGGTTCATCGGGGTAGTCGGGAAGGAGAGCCTGGCGGACGACGACGGCCCCGTCCTCCACGTGGCCGACCGCGGCGAGGATGATCACCGTCCCCGCACCGGTCGACAGACCCGTGGTCTCGGTGTCGAAATAGCGGGTCGGCGCGCAGTCGGACAGCTGCCGGGTCACCGCCTCTGGGATCCGCACACGCCGTTCGACCAGCGCCACCCGGCCGCCCTGCGCCGTGGTAAGTCGCGCCCCGCCCCAGGCCGCCAGCCGCGCAGCAACGTCGTCATTGCGTCCGGCTCCGCCCGTGCCACTGCCGCGCTCCGCGCGAACCGCCGCCAGGCGCTGCTCGAGGGTCGTCACGCGCGGTCCGCGGCGGCCAGCTCGGTGAGCAGCGCGGTGGCGGCGGCCTTGCCGCGAGGCCCGACCTCCGCAGCGGGGCCCACGCAGCCGGGACAGCCCTCCAGGCACGGGCAGTCCCGAACCAGGTCACGGCACACGACCAACAGCTCGTCCCACAGCTCGTGGAGCCGGTCACTGAGACCCACGCCGCCGGGGACCGCGTCGTATAGGTACAGGGTCGGCTGCCCGGTGAATGGGGACTGGGCCTGGGCCTGGACGCCCAGGTCGCGGGCGTCGCACATGAGGAGCAGGGGAGCGGTGTTGCGGGTCAGGCGAGCCAGCCCGATCAGGGCGCCGTCGAGCGTGTCGCGATCGAACCGGGCACAGGCCGCTTGGGGCAGTACCAGCCAGGTGGCGGCGGTGTGCATCTGCTGCTCGGGCAGGTTGACCGGTCCCCAGCCCACGTTCTCGTGAGTGTGGAACTTGATCTTCTTGAACAGGGTGACGTGCCAGGCGACCATCACCTCCCCCCGGGCGCGGGTGCCGCCCGTGCCCGCATCGGTCTGGTCGGCGACGTCGAGGACCTTGAGGGTGACCCCCAGGTCGGCATCGGTGTAGTAGTCGATGTCGACCCGCCGCACGTAGGCCTTGCGCTCATCCCAGTCCAGGCGGTCGACGTGGTACTGGACGCTCTCGTGGAGGTAGATGGCCTGCTCATGGAGCAGGAGCGGGGCCGCGAACAGGTCCACCTCGCCGATGACCCGATGCGGGTCAGTGGTGGTGTCCAGGACCACGACGTTCTCCTGGGCCGCGCTGCGCAGGCTGACCGAGCTGGCCGGGAAATTCTCATGGCTCCAGTGGTACCGATCATCCCCGGCCCGGCGCACGAAGCCGTCTTCCTCCAGCACCGCCAGCAGGGCGGGGGTCTCGTCGATCCCGAACAGCTCGTCGGCGGGGACCGGCAGTTCGAAGGTGCTGGCCCGCAGGTGGTCGAGCAGCAGATGGAGGTTGTCGGGGTTGACCAGGCCGTGCTCGGGCGCGCGGTCGAAGAACCAGTCCGGATGCGCGGCCAGGAACTGGTCGATGGGCGCCGATGAGGCGACCAGCACCGATAGGGCCGTGCCTCCCCGCCGGCCGGCCCGCCCCAGCTGCTGCCAGGTGGAGGCGATGGTCCCCGGGTAGCCGACGCTGATGGCGGCGTCCAGGGAGCCGATGTCGATGCCCAGCTCGAGAGCGTTGGTGGCCACCACCCCGCGCACACGCCCCTCGCGCAGGCCGCGCTCGATCTCGCGTCGCTCGTTTGGGAGATAGCCGCCCCGGTAGCCGCGGATGGGGGACTGGTGACCGGGCGGGGCGGGGAGGGCTTCCCGCAGGTACGTGGTCAGGACCTCGACCGCGGTCCGGCTGCGCCCGAACACGATGGTCTGGACCCCATCCCGGATCAACCGCTCCGCGATCCGCTGGGCGGTCAGCAGGCTGCTGGCCCGGATGCCGAGCGGGGCGTTGACAAGCGGCGGATTGACGATCAGGACGTGGCGCCGTCCGCGGGGCGCCCCGTCATCATCGATGACCGTGACCGGGGCCCCGACCAGGCGCTCGGCCAGCTCACCCGGGTTGGCGATGGTGGCCGAAGCGCAGATGAAGACCGGGTCCGAACCGTAGTGGCGGCAGATGCGGCGCAGGCGGCGGATGACGTTGGCCAGGTGGGAGCCGAACAGGCCGCGGTACGTGTGCAGCTCGTCGATGACGACGAACTGGAGGTTCTCGAACAGCTTGAACCACTTGGTGTGGTGCGGAAGGATGGCGGCGTGGAGCATGTCCGGGTTGCTGATGACCACCTGTCCCGCGGCCCGCACCACGCTCCGCACGGCGGGCGGGGTGTCGCCGTCGTAGGTGCTCGTCTTCAGGTCCAGCTCCGCGGCGGCAGCCAGGGCCTGGAGCTCGACCAGCTGGTCGGCGGCGAGGGCCTTGGTGGGGAACAGGTACAGGGCGCGCGCCGTCTCGTCGCGGGCGATAGCGTCGAGGACCGGCAGGTTGTAGCACAGCGTCTTGCCCGAGGCGGTGGGCGTGACCACGCACGCGTTGCGACCGGCGCGGACCGCCTCCAGGGCCTGGGCCTGGTGCGTCCAGAGCGCTTCGACTCCGCGCTGGCGGAGGGCGCTTACCAGGCGGGGATCGAGATCC from Chloroflexota bacterium encodes the following:
- a CDS encoding D-2-hydroxyacid dehydrogenase; translated protein: MARIEAVPGAVVTQISRDGLAHGDAEAALAEAEVLLRGGIGAAALDHVIERAPALRWIHSISAGVDKVVTPLSRQRGLQVTNARGVFSRPIAEYVVMMCLAIARRLPQLFDLQRERTWQPLRGTELGGLTVGIVGYGSIGAEVARLLAPFRTRIVATRRHPELGSGELSNVEVWGVDRMHDLLQTADVVVIAAPLTDTTAGLIGAAELQEMPGHAWLINIARGRLVDELALCRALAAGWIGGAVLDVFDEEPLPADSPLYDTPNLVITPHTSWSSDRVLERSLDLFVANLERYLADQPLENLVDLEAGY
- a CDS encoding DUF933 domain-containing protein, which encodes MQVAIVGLPGSGKTTVFTALGGHPTESGHAVGRAAPNVGVVPVPDERVDALAAVFHPRKTVYADVTYVDLAIPTGATRAGTVDPDLLGRIRNSDALLVVARAFDSPSADRPPDPWAEVDDLDLEYVVADLDVVTRRLERLRTAGRHGTPAEREQNAREEALLDRLAPELEEGRPLRDLAWSEDDERLARGFRFLSQKPQLVVLNVAEERLAQAAELEAEAQNAHARPHRDVIVLAGRIEAEIAALPEADAQLFLDDLGITEPSRGRVIRRTYALLGLFSFLTSGPDECRAWTVPIGATALDAAAAIHSDLARGFIRAEVVDWQELVASGSTAEARKRGVLRSEGKAYRVRDGDVIEILFNVGR
- a CDS encoding PfkB family carbohydrate kinase; protein product: MTDDIPLAGRPIPIDLLIIGGITVDDLAGWGEAAGGAARYATEAALAVGLRVALHTVAGEEPVVREALDGLAAHADVIRHPAPSSIRFEHHGTDDARRLRLRGATGPIQVSEPDRLPVTAAVLFAPVAGEVAADAVQAVQAPFRAAGLQGWLRRTDPDGWVMTRPLAELEPGLAAALRGLDLLIASHHDLASFDGPSALVQLRAWAGPRPQLVVTAGTEGAWLDDGVGPASHVRAEVVEGPHTIGAGDAFAAVLVARRGAGRALRDAAEDAASATATYLATRTPPG
- a CDS encoding ribonuclease H-like domain-containing protein — protein: MTTLEQRLAAVRAERGSGTGGAGRNDDVAARLAAWGGARLTTAQGGRVALVERRVRIPEAVTRQLSDCAPTRYFDTETTGLSTGAGTVIILAAVGHVEDGAVVVRQALLPDYPDEPALLRTVLGWMAGGERLVTYNGRGFDVPLLAARMTIHGLGRDLAGLPARHDDLLPVARRLWRRVLGSARLADVERGVLAVRRRGDCPSSEVPQRWFAYLSGGSPDLLAAVIDHNAQDVASLVLLDAEMGRLRAGGWRDGSLVDHRGLALELLRDGADEDALELLERVLTGALEPASTAGEEPHRLRRLAARILVAGGHSARAESLWREAARSGTVEAALAWIEVARIRERHAADLPGALEATRAASRVLDLALALGRGGSLDRIGRARLVVEGRRRRLTRWLAAAERRAQRQPLSA
- a CDS encoding DEAD/DEAH box helicase → MRDRTVERRELNMLANRPASAEDAIEALLGDPWLEALTAAHRIVEPRPPRHVPWPADLDPRLVSALRQRGVEALWTHQAQALEAVRAGRNACVVTPTASGKTLCYNLPVLDAIARDETARALYLFPTKALAADQLVELQALAAAAELDLKTSTYDGDTPPAVRSVVRAAGQVVISNPDMLHAAILPHHTKWFKLFENLQFVVIDELHTYRGLFGSHLANVIRRLRRICRHYGSDPVFICASATIANPGELAERLVGAPVTVIDDDGAPRGRRHVLIVNPPLVNAPLGIRASSLLTAQRIAERLIRDGVQTIVFGRSRTAVEVLTTYLREALPAPPGHQSPIRGYRGGYLPNERREIERGLREGRVRGVVATNALELGIDIGSLDAAISVGYPGTIASTWQQLGRAGRRGGTALSVLVASSAPIDQFLAAHPDWFFDRAPEHGLVNPDNLHLLLDHLRASTFELPVPADELFGIDETPALLAVLEEDGFVRRAGDDRYHWSHENFPASSVSLRSAAQENVVVLDTTTDPHRVIGEVDLFAAPLLLHEQAIYLHESVQYHVDRLDWDERKAYVRRVDIDYYTDADLGVTLKVLDVADQTDAGTGGTRARGEVMVAWHVTLFKKIKFHTHENVGWGPVNLPEQQMHTAATWLVLPQAACARFDRDTLDGALIGLARLTRNTAPLLLMCDARDLGVQAQAQSPFTGQPTLYLYDAVPGGVGLSDRLHELWDELLVVCRDLVRDCPCLEGCPGCVGPAAEVGPRGKAAATALLTELAAADRA